In Lactobacillus xylocopicola, the genomic stretch AACATTTAAGCAAGAACTTTGGGGCCGTGCATGCACTTCAAGATGTCAACTTTACCATTCAACCCGGACAGATTATGGGCCTAATTGGCCAAAATGGTGCGGGTAAAACGACGACCTTTCACAGTATCTTAAACTTTCTTCATTATGCTGGGCAAATAACTTGGGAGGATGCTCCCATCACCGAGTCCACTTTCAATTCGATTGGCTACCTACCGGAAGAGCGGAGCCTGATGCCAAAGATGACCATCGAGGAGCAAATCGTCTACTTGGCCCAACTGAAAGGCTGTAGGGGGAAGGAGATTCGGGGACAGATTGATTCCTGGCTTGAGCGCTTCGAAGTTAAGGGCAAGAAGAGTGACAAGATTAAAACCCTGTCCAAGGGTAACCAACAAAAAGTCCAGCTGATCTGTACCTTAATCCACCAGCCCAAGCTGATTATTTTGGACGAGCCCTTTAGCGGCCTTGACCCAGTCAACACCGACGTGCTCAAGCGCACAATTGCCGAGGTCAAGGACCAGCAGGCGGCCATTATCTTTTCTAGTCATGATATGACTAATGTTGAAGAGATTTGTGATACCTTGACCATGCTCAAAGATGGCCAAGTAGTCTTGAACGGTGACTTGGAAACGGTTCGTGATTCCTTTGGTAAAACCGAGATCTATGTTAAGACAGCTAAGACCCGGGCAGAGCTGGCCGAGCTCCCACATGTGCAAGCGGTCGAGCAGCAACAAGCTAACCGCTACCTGCTGCGCCTTGACGATGAAGCTAAGGGCGCTGAAGTCTTCCAGGCGGTCACTGAGGGTCAGTATATCGAGGAATTTAGGCAGCAACCGCCAACCTTAGACGAGATTTTTAGGATGAAAGCTGGTGAAAAAAATGAATAAGCTGTGGATTGTTACTTTTCAAACATATTGGCGCCAGGTCAAGTCCTGGTCCTTTGTAACGCTAGTCTTTATGCCCTTTATTTTCATTGGTGTGTCGATTCTCTTTGGGTTGGTCGGTGGTAACTCAGCCGATTCTACTAATTCGGACCAACAAATTGCCGTAATTAGTCAGAACGCCCAATTACGGCAAAGTTTCATCAAGTCGAATAAGAACTTGGTTGACGCTGATATTAAGACCGCAACAGCTGCCCATAAAAAGCTGGCTAGCCAAGACATTGACGGTTATCTGGTGCTCAAGCTTGAGCACCACCAGCTACAAGCCACCTACCACGGAGCTGGGAGTGTTGATGATGAGCTCAAGGCTAAGGTAATGAACTATGCGCAAAAGTTGCAGGGACAAATCAACCTGCAACGGGCCAGCCTAACTCCGCAGCAAGCGCAGGCGTTAGCCCAAAAGCCGCGCTACCAAGAAATTCTGCAGCGGGCTCACAGCAAAGGTGATAACAAGCTAGCACAATACATTTCACTTGTTGTGCTAATATTCATGAGTTACATGATTCTGATCTTGTATAGCAGTGTGACTGCCCAGGAGATTGCTGCCGAAAAGGGTAGCAAGATCATGGAAATCATCTTTTCCAGTACAACGGCTGCCAAGTATTTCTTCGGTAAGATTCTGGGCATCTTCGGCGTTATCCTGACGCAAGTGGCCATCTACATTCTGGGCGGCGCGGCCATCTATCAGTGGGCGTTGCACGCCAGCCAGACCGCACCCTTCATGCATGATAACCAGCATCTTATTAATGAAGTATTGGGCAATCTGCTTAATGTCAATCTGCTGTTTGTCATCTTGGGCGTGGTTATCTACATCATCCTGGCAGCCTTTTCCGGCGCCTTGGTTGCTAAAGTGGAAGACTCTTCCAAGGCAGCCTCCTGGATTAGCTTCCTCGTGATGCTGGCCTTCATTGTCACCTTCATGTTCATCAATCAGCCGGATCAGCTTTTAGCCCAAATCATGTCCTATGTACCGCTCTTTTCATCCTTTGTGATGCCGCTCCGGATTATTAGTGGTCATGTTGGTACACTGGAAATTAGTATCTCGCTAGCTATCTTGGTAATCAGCGAACTGGCCCTAATGGTCTACATTAGTAAGATTTACCAAGGCCTGATTCTGCAAACCGAAGACACTAGTTTTTGGAAGCGGCTAAAGCGTGGGCTGTCATATAGTAAGGCATAATAAAAGTGCTGAAACACTAACCGTTTCAGCACTTTTTGTTTAGAGTGTTTAATGCGCTTAATAGCAAAATCGCTTGGTAAAAAATTCAAGTAGTGATAAACAATCATGAAGTGGGTGCCTTTGGCGCTAGCTTCGTCTAACAAAAAAGTCGCTGATGCAAGTGGTAATCTTGAGCAAGGCTACAGCTCTCTCTATTCCGCTGGCGTTAATTTCTAAATTAGGGCAGAAGTGGCCATCAAACTGCCGTTTGCTCACTTGATAAAGTTAGATTAACAGCTGTAAAAATACTATTAGTATTTATTTGTAAAAGGATATAATTAGATAGATAAATAAAAAGGCGTTAGATACTAAAACCTAACGCCTTTCTTATAACATATCAACTACATTTTTATTCTGCAGTAGTGTTTCCGTGTGTGAAATGGAAATATAAAGCTATTAATTGGTGTAATAAAGCAAAAATCATAGTTACGCAACCTCCTGTCTGTAGAATAAAGTAATTACCTCAAATAATAGTATAACTAAAAAACAGAAAAATATCCAACATTTATTTACATTTTTTGTAAATAAACGTTAGAAATACAAGTAATTATCAGTGTAAAAATACTATATTCTAAAACATAAAAATGTTTATATTGTTACTTTATAAAGAAGGTAAAATATTAGCTTTAAATCACTTGCAAAAAAGTAAAAATTCATAAATAAGATTTTTTGTTTTGACAGCATGCCATGTCTGACAAGGATTTATTGCTTTTGATAAATTTTTATAGCGGGGTTTGCAGGCTTTTGTGCTTAAATGTTAATATATGACTTATTGATGAACGTTTTAACTTGCTGTCTTTTGCAATATTGAAAATCAAAAAATGCGATTGTCTGCTTGACGTTGCCGTAATAAGTGCTGGCTGCCAGAATTATGTTATAAAATTAGATTAAAGTGTATAATTGATTAAATAATGAAGTAATTGTTTAAAGCAAACTTAGCTGTAATAGCTAAAATAATGATACTTTTAGGTGCTGAGGAGGAATAGCTGTGCTAATTGAAATCGAAAACCTTTCCAAGCAATATCAAAAAGTAATCTCGGCCAGGTTATTCCACAAGCAGTACCAAGAATTTGATGCGGTCAAGGGAGTTTCACTGAATATTAACCCCGGTGAGCGGGTTGGACTTGTTGGGCTGAATGGCTCTGGCAAGTCAACCCTGATTAAGCTGATCTTGGGGATTTTGCAGCCTAGCCAGGGACAAGTCAAGACTTTTGGCAGTGATCCGATTGCCAACCGGCAAAAAAATGCCAGAAAAATCGGGGTTGTATTTGGGCAAAGGAGCCAGCTCCGCTGGGACTTACCGGCAATGGATACTTTCAAGTTAAACCGCGAGCTTTACCAAGTTTCTGAAAAGGACTTTACCCAAAGGGTAGCCCAGCTCAGCCGGTTGCTTGATGCTGGTGATTTTTTGCTACAGCCAGTCCGTAACCTCAGCTTGGGTCAGCGGATGAAGGCTGAATTCATTGCAGCCCTGATTCACGATCCCGAGCTAATTATTTTAGATGAACCAACGATTGGTCTAGATGTGCTCAGTAAGAATAGCATTGTTAACTTTTTACAAACACTAACCGATAAGACTATTCTGTTTACCTCGCATGACCTGGATGAGGTGGAAAAAGTCTGTTCCAGAATCGTTATCCTTAATCAAGGCCGCCTGGTACTGAATAAGGACAGTCAGGAATTAGCGGACTTGGCAGTCCCGGCTACCATTACCTTTGCCAGTAAGACCAGCTCTTATGATGATTTGACTGCGCGCTGGCCGCTTGAGCGCCTTGATAATGGTGACTATCAATTGGCTAATGTTAGTCAAAAGGACATCAAGCGAATTTTGAGCGAACTGACCGCTGCGATTCCCATCGACCATATCGAAGTGAAGAGTGGTAAGTTGGAATATTTGCTTGCACACACTGCGACAGCGGGGGTCAATCAATGAAATACCGCTTGATTTTGTTCAAGATCGGACTTAAAAAAGGTCTCGCCTCGAAGTATGCTCTCTTGTTTTACCTCGTTTCTGCCTTAATTTCACTTACTGTGCAGTACTTCTTGTGGAAAGCCGTCTTAGCGGGTAAACCCGTGAGTGAATTTAAGCAAACATTTAGCTATCTGATTTTGATGCAGTTATTAGCGATTTTGTTTCCTAAGACAAGTTATGATGTCGATGACAAGGTGCGCTCCGGTGATATTGCGCTTGATCTGCTCAAGCCGGTTACCCTGGCAACACAATTGTTTTGGGAAGGTGCCGGTTATTCGGTTGCCAAGTTGTTGATTGTGGGACTTGTGGACGTGCTTATCTACTTATGGGTTTTGGACTTTCAGGTAACGCTGATTATGGTCGTAATGGTAGCAGTAGCAGCGGCTTTAGCTTATCTTTTGTACTTTGAGTTGGAGTTGCTCCTTGGTCTATGGTCATTTTATGCTTATAGCATCTGGGGGATTTCAGCCTTTAAGGAGGCTATTCTGCTAATTTTGGCCGGTAATGTCTTTCCCGCCTACTTCTATCCGCAGGCGTTAAAAACCTTGGCGGCTTACCTGCCTTTTCAATATTCGTTTGGAGCAGTTGGCCTGCTGGCGCAGCATCCGACGGTGCCCTTATTTGGCCAGATTATTGTAATCCAGTTGCTCTACATCGCACTTTTTGCACTTTTGTTCAAGCTACTCTATCAGCATGCTGTCAGTGTAACGGTCATTCAGGGAGGTTAAGTTAATGCGCTATTTAAAACTACAATTGACCTATATGAAGGTCAACCTCAAATCTCTGGCGATCTATGACCTTGATTTTTACTTTGCAATTGTGGGGATGATTATTCAGAATGTGCTAAATATTGTAGCGCTTCGCTTTATTTTTAATATTGTTCCGCGCATTAAGGGGTATAGCTTTGACCAGCTTCTGCTGACCTATGCACTAGCGACGCTGGCTTGGTCAATTTTTCGCTGCTTCTTTATTAATGCGTTGAATATTTCTGATTACATTCACAAGGGTTCGCTTGATACCATTTTGATCAAGCCTGTCAACCCGCTTTTTCAGCTGATTAACGAGCGGGTTGATGAGGATTCCTGGGGAGACTTGTTGGTGTCGTTACTATTATTAGTGCTTGTCGACAGCCGGCTGCATAATCCCTGGTATATTACCGTAATGTTTATTTTTATAGCCATCTTCACCTCGCTGATCTTTTTAAGTTTGGCTGTTTTGGGTAATTTGGTGTCACTATTTTCAAACGGTCTTTCCGATTTAGCTGAAACTACTTTTGACTTCTTTGAAATGAGCAAGTATCCGTTAGCAATTTATTCGGGTGGGTTAAAATTCATTTTGACCTTTATCCTACCGCTCGGTTGGGTAGCATCAATCCCCCAGGAGCGTATCGCCCAACGTCATGAATGGGGCTGGTTGGCCATTATTCCGGTCGTCTGCCTGGTCTTTTTTGTACTCATCTACCAATTATGGCGCCTGTTTCTAAAAAAATACCAAAGTACTGGAAGCTAAAAATGCAGTAGTCATTTGACTACTGCATTTTTATCAACCAAAGTTATTTGCTTTGGCTGACTGCTTGATGGATAACCTGCACACTGTTGATGACCAGGGGAAAGCCAATGTAAGGTAGCAACTGGATAGTTGCCCAAACCAGCTCGCTTTCACTGTTACCAGCCCTCAGACTGCCTCGCGCGTGGGCCTTGATTTGAAAGTCAACGTTTAGGGTGATGAGGGCGAGCAATTCATAGCGTTCGCGGTCACGCACGTCTAAGCGGCTACGGTTATAAAAGTCATTGAAGAAATGGTTGGTCAGTGCCTGGGGAACAAAGTCGCCTGCTTCGTCAGGCAAGTCTTTTAATAAGTTCTTGATTTCAGTACCATATAAGTCTGCTTGAATACTAGCACCATAATTCTCATCTGCATTAGTAGCGCTCGGGCTGGGTCTGAATTGATGCTTAGTCAAGACCGCTTGAATTGCCGGTAGTGCCTGTTGCACCTTAAGGGTTCCGGCAACTGGAGTTAGCTGGTAGACCACCTCCAGTAAGATCTCCGGCTCAATGCCAGCAGCCAAGCAGGTTTCAACTTGGTCAGCGAGTGCTGTAGTTATTCCCTGGGTAATACTTGCAATTATCGGAATCAGTACCCGATCTTTGTGCAAGTGGCTAGCACAATTAGTGTTCACATCAGCCAAAAATGATTTGATTAAGTCATGATATTGCATTTCAATTTCTGTAGTCAAAATAAAACCTACTTTCATAATAAGATAGTCAGTATAATCGATGCTAAGCCGATCTGCTAGTAAAGAGGGTGTCCTTAAGTCGTTTAATGAATAGTTCAGCAACCGGTGAGAGGCTGACTTCTTGCTTCCAAGCCACCTTGACGGACTGGCCCAATGCAGGGGTCAAGTGCTTAAAAACTAGCCCGGATTCCTGCGACGTATCAGCCAGATTGTCCAAGGCGAACATTAGCGCAGCATGATTTTTGACCATCATTGTACCATTGAAGTAGAGGTTATAGGTACCAATGAAGTTGACGCAGGAAGAATAATTACCGAGCCAATTCTGGAAAATTTGTAAGGTTTGGGCTTGTTGGGAGTTGAGGACTGACCGACAAACTAGGTCTTGTGGCCTAATTGTACTCTTCTGGGCTAATGGATCATCAGGGCGCATTAAGACACCCCAATCGTCTTTTTGAGGCAGGGTAAGAGAGGCGTAGTTATTGAGGGGCACATCACCAATGATAATAGCGAAGTCGGCGTCACCGCTATTTAATTTCTGTGTCGTGTAGTGGTAATCGCCACTGAGCAAGTGGATTTTTACGGTAGGATGGTCTTTGATAATACTGCTGATGACATTCATAACGGGCTGCATGCCGCTGCTTTCGCCTGCGGCAATGGTCAAATCGCCGCTGACAAAGGAAGTTGATTGCAGGTCATTCTTGGTTTTAGCGGTTAGTCCGAGGATTTTCTGGGCTTGTCCTAACAAATATTGGCCATCGGGGGTTAGGGTTAAATGCCGCGTCTTGCGGTTGAATAATTTGACCCCTAGTTCAGTCTCAAGGTCAGAGATTTGCCTTGATAGAGCAGGCTGGGAAATCAACAATTTAGTGGCAGCGCGGGTCATGGTTTCCTCTTGGGCAACCGCTACAAAATAATTTAAAACTCTTAGTTCCATAATATTTTTCCAATTCCTTGTCTGCATTTTAGTTGATAGATGGATATGACTAGTATATGTGAGCTTGCAACGCCGCTTGATTCCACGTGAAACAATTATTGGGTGACCATACCGGAAAAGCACCTGGCTCTTTTTAAGGGTAACAGGTGCTTTTTTTAGCGGAGAGGTGCTAGATAACTAAATTCCTTGGCCAGTTGGTCTGACGAGAATTTCGTTGATGTCAACGCCTTCTGGTTGGTCCATCATAAAGATGGCAGCGCGGGCAACGTCTTCAGCGGCCAAAGAACCGTTTGGTGCCTGGTTGGAACGCTCATAGAGATCTCTAATTTGATCGTCCTCGGTCGTTGACAGCAGGTTAGTGCGAACCGCGCCAGGCGAAATAGTCCCAGTCTTAATCCCGTTATTGTGTTCTTCCTGACGTAAGCCCTCCATGATGGCCCGGACGGCAAACTTGCTGCCATTATAGACAGCAGATCCAGGATAGAGGACGTGTCCCGCCACCGAATCCGTTGCCATAATAAGCCCGTGTCCCTGTTCTTTCATGAGCGGCAAAGCTGCTGCAATCCCGTTTAGGACCCCCATCACGTTAATATTCAACATCTTTTGCCAGCTGGCAGTTTTAGCCTCGATGAGGTTGCCCTGAGGCATAATTCCCGCATTGTTGTATAACACGTCAAGGCGGCCAAAATTATTGATTGCCAGGTTGATGAGGGCCTTGACTTGGTCCGGTTGGGTTACATCGGTTACCTGATACAAGATATTTTCACTTTGAGTCGCTGCTACGACCTTTTGCAGGTCAGCTTCTTTGCGAGCACCAATGACTACCTTGGCACCAGCTTCAACTGCCAGTTTAGCAGTAGCTGCACCTATCCCGGAAGAGCCACCAGTAATCACAATTACCTTGTTTGTTAAACTCATTTAAAAGTTCCTCCTTTTTTGCTATAGTTAAACTGTAAAACTTAAAGTTAAGGTTAAGTCAAGAAAAATGGAGGAAAAAATGAAAATTTCTGAAGTGGCAGAAAAAGTTGAGTTGACACCGGTAACCCTGCGATACTATGAAAAAGTTGGCTTGTTGCCAAATGTCAAAAGAAAAAATGGTGTACGCCACTTTGCTGAAAGTGACTTGGAGTGGATTAATTTCATCAAATGTATGCGCCAAGTAAAGATTCCGGTTAAGGACTTGGTTGTTTACACCGAGCTCTTGCAGCAGGGTACTGATACCAAGCCGCTTAGACGACAAATTCTGGTTGACGAATTACACCGTCTGGAAGAAGATAAACGGACTATCCAACAATCCATCGAGCGTTTGAAAGCTAAAATCGATCTGTACGATCAGGGCAAGATTAAGTAAGTTCTACTTGGACCAAAGGAACTTAATCAGTACGCGATCAACTTGTTCATTTTCATGTAGCTTACTGTGTTGAGCATTAGGACCATGAAATTCTTTTTCTTGGTAAGAGCGAGCCCGTGAACCAACTAGGTAGCGCAGCGTCCGGGATGAGTTAATAGGTACAGTGCCGTCACTGCCCCTACCCGTATCGCCGTAAATATTTAATACGCGAGCATTGCGGGGAAAGTTCTGCCGCAAGCTTAGCAGTCGCCGGTAACTGGCGCTCATTTTTTGCGGTGAACCATTCTGATTAACTTTTAATGATGAGTTCGGCTCGCGAACAAGGCCATTATAGTGGCCAGCGATGGCTACTAGCTTGTTGAGCTTAGGCATCTTGCTGGTACCAAGGTTGTTGCGCAAGTAATAGATAATTTGCAAGTTACCCATCGAGTGTCCAACCAAGTTTATTTTTTTGAAGCGATACTTTTTTTGTAGCGCTGTTACGATTGCTTTAACGTAGCGGCTACTCTTGCTATAAGCTTTTCCCGGATCACTTTCGCTGCCAGTAACACTTTTGTTGTTTTCCAGGTTAGCCTCAACGATGGGATTAACAGCGCCTTTTTTAATGGTGCCAATCAACTTTACTTTTCCTGCGGGGCTAACATCGGCCCGAATAACGCTGTTGCTAGCGCCGTGGTTGCGCGCATAACGCACCATACTTTCCTCGGCATGGTAACTGCTGCCCCAACCGTGAACAAAAATAGTTGGTGTATCAATCTGCTTGGCTGAGTCTTGGTGAGAGTTATTGATTAGCAGGTAGGATAAGATTACAAGTAGAATTACGGCCGCGAGGCTGGTAATGGTGATTTTGCTTTTTTTGGTCATTTTATTTCTCCGATAATTGTTTTTAAGATTGCAAGGTCATTATAGGGCTAATCCCGTTAACGACAAAATACTTGCTCTCAGTTGCTGTTAATAAGTTGGGGTCATAATTAAAGCCAGGGTTATAAAGCCAGTTTGACCGTCACATCTTTTTTACCCAGGATATTTTTCAAGTCGCTTTGACTGCTATTTATAATTCTGGCAATCTTGGTCAAACTCCAAGAATTGTGATCGTAATAAAGAGATAATTGGTTGCCCTGGTAAAGCGTAATGTCTCCTGGTTTGGTAGTCATTTGCTCGTTATTTTGTGGTAAAGACCAGGGTAAATCGCCGACTTTTTCGAAATTGCCAAAATCGTGAAATCTCAGCGTTAGGCTTTTCTTTTGCAATTTTTGGCTTAGTGCCTTGGCAGAGGAATTATCTGCCAACTTAGCAGTTAGAACTGTTTTACCAACTTTGATTTTTAAATACTGATTCATTTTTTTGGAGGACCTCTTGTTCTTTTTCACCTTTTTGGCGAGTGAAATGTCGCTGAACGGTGAATTTTTATTATTTTGAGGTAAGGTGCCAAAGACCCTCACCCCGATAACTATTACCATAAATGTAGCGATGAAAAGCGCTACTTTTTTCTTTGTCATGAAGTATACCTCCTCGTTAGGTGATTAATTTTGGGGTTGAATAAAAATATAGACCTTATAGTTAAGGTTAAGTCAACTATAAAGTGAAAAATATTACTCAAAATAGATTGACATACTAAGTTATTAAAAGTACACTATTTGTGACCGTATGACTAAAATATAATTTTTGGTCATGAAAGAAAAATCGAATAAAAGTTAATTTATAAGGAGATAGTAATGAGTAGAGGTTTTACTGAAGAAGAGAAAAAAGAACTAAAAGAACGATTAATTCAAGTATTTATTGAGGAATTAAATCATCAAAAAATAAGTTCAATTAACATAGATGACTTAGTTAAAAAAGTTGGTATTGCCAAGGGCTCCTTTTATCATTTTTTCAAGTCAAAGGACGATCTTTTTGCAGAAGTGATTAATAAAATTCAAGACAATATTATTAATAAGTCAACTTATCTTGCTGAGGAGGATAAACTTCCGGCCAAAGACAGACTAAAAAAGATCCTGCTTTACTTGGTTGCCACTATTGGTCAATACCCCTGGATTAAACAATTATCTAATGTTGAATACGCCAAGCTAATTCGCCGCTTACCTGATGATGCAAAGGAAAAGCTACGGCAAAAAGACATTACGGATTTAACCAGAATTTTGGAGATTCTTAACTTAAAAACGGTTTATCCTTATGAAAACATTACCGTTATGGTTCAGATTATCTTTTCCTCAGCATTAAATAAAGACGATTATGGCGATAAATACGATGAATCAATCAAAATATTGGTTGACATATTAATTGATCATATTTTTACAGAAAGAAGATGACAAATTATGACAAACAAGTCAATTATTGAAATGAGAGAAGTTTGTAAGATCTATCAAAGCGGTAATGAGCAAGTGTATGCGGCCAATAATCTTAATTTAAAGATTACCGATGGGGAATTAGTAGTTATTGTTGGTGCCAGTGGTGCAGGTAAAACAACGCTATTAAACCTATTAGGAGGAATGGATACGGTTTCATCTGGTGAGATTAACGTTAACGGTGTCATGATTAGTAATTATTCGGAAAAGAAGTTGTCGTTATACCGGCGTAATGATGTCGGTTTTGTCTTTCAATTTTACAACTTGATTTCTAATCTGACGACGCTAGAAAACGTTGAATTTTCTAGTAGTTTTGCTAAGAATCCGCTCGATCCCCAAAAAATATTGCAAGAAATTGGGTTAGGTAAAAAGTTCGCTTCCTTTCCAACGGAACTTTCTGGTGGCCAACAGCAACGCGTTGCCATTGCCAGAGCAATTGCTAAAAATCCCCTTTTATTACTATGTGATGAACCAACTGGTGCACTTGACTTTAAAACCAGTAAGGAAGTTTTAAGCCTACTGGCTAATTTTAATAAGACCTATCAAAAGACTGTCATTATTATTACGCACAATTCGGTGCTTGCCCAAATGGCGGATAAGGTAGTTAAAATCAAAGACGGTAAAATTGCCAATATTGCTATCAATAAAAATAAAATGCCAGTCGAAAAATTGGAATGGTAGGTGAGAGTATGGGAATAATATATTTACTCAAAAAATTTCGTAGGGAAATATTTAAGGAAAATGGTTCGCAGCTTCTATCATTAATTATTATTGTTGCAATTGGTATTACCTGTTTTATTGGGTTTTCCAAATCATCCAGTGACTTAGAAAAAACTGTTTCTGACTACTATCGTCATTCAAATTTGGAAGATCTGGAAGTTTCGGGAAATTTCTCTGCTAAGAAAGTACGTCAAATACAAAATATTGCGGGCATCAAGAAAATCGCTAAAAATTATGATTATCAGGCAAGCGTTAAAAAAAACAATTTGTTGATTAATGGCTACAGTAAAAGTAACAAAATTAACCAGTTAACCCTCTTGGCAGGAAATTATCCGCGCCAAAATGAAATTGCCGTTGATCACTTGTACTTTGAAAAAAACCAGCTCAAAATTGGCGATCAAGTTAAACTACTTATTAATGGGCTAAGAGTTAAAGCTAAAATTTCTGGAACGATTCGCAGTCCGAAGTATTTATATTTAACAGAGAATGCTGCTGAACCCTTCCCTAACCACCAAAAGTATGGCTACGGGGTTATACCCAATAAAAGACTGAAAAAACTAGGGTTGCCGGTTAACTCGTTAGTAATCAAGGTGGGAAAATCATCGTCAAGCAACCAGGTAATTGATCGTCTTCACGCTGTTGATCGGAATGCTTTTGTAGTTAAGCGGCAGGATCTTATGAGCTATAACATGATTCATAGCAAATTAACAACAATCAAAAATATTGCTATTGTGATCTCAGCTGTCTTTATTCTCCTAACTATTGCAGTGACGCTAATTAGTTACTCTAAGCAGGTCAGCAACAAAAGAGGAGAAATAGCTATTTTTAAAGCTTTAGGAGTTTCGCGGAAGAATATTTTAATATATTTATTCTTTCCGGGTATTGTTACTGCCATTGTGGGTACAGCTATCGGGTCACTAATCGGTATTCTGATCTTTCCGCAAATAATCAATCAAACTTTGGGAAACTTATTTGATTTCCCTAAAATCATGCAGGGTAACTATTTATCGTTGGTAGCCGGATCATTTATTGCAGTACTGGTGGTCGAATTAATTGCGTTGGTTATTAATGCAGCTAAATTATTAAACGAATCAGCTGCCAATACGATGCGTCCAACCATCAGTAAGGCAAAAGCTGGGACTTTTTTGGCCAAAATACCGGGTATTTGGCGTCATCTTTCTTTTAAGAGCAAGCTGTTAGTGCGTAATATTGCCAGTGGTAAGATTAAGTTTCTGTTTAGTGCGTTAGCAATTGCTTTCTGTGTGACGATCCTAATTTCTTCTTTTGGATTAAAGTTTGCCTTTGGTAACATTGAACAGACAGAGTTTCAGGATGTTCGAAAATATGATCTTAGTGCTAATTTGACTAGTAACAAACAAGGCAAAATTAGCCAAGATCCATCCGTAGTTTACGTTGATAACTATGCTATTGTTCCAGCCAAGGTAGGAAATACTGAGACACACC encodes the following:
- a CDS encoding LysR family transcriptional regulator: MELRVLNYFVAVAQEETMTRAATKLLISQPALSRQISDLETELGVKLFNRKTRHLTLTPDGQYLLGQAQKILGLTAKTKNDLQSTSFVSGDLTIAAGESSGMQPVMNVISSIIKDHPTVKIHLLSGDYHYTTQKLNSGDADFAIIIGDVPLNNYASLTLPQKDDWGVLMRPDDPLAQKSTIRPQDLVCRSVLNSQQAQTLQIFQNWLGNYSSCVNFIGTYNLYFNGTMMVKNHAALMFALDNLADTSQESGLVFKHLTPALGQSVKVAWKQEVSLSPVAELFIKRLKDTLFTSRSA
- a CDS encoding ABC-2 family transporter protein, whose protein sequence is MKYRLILFKIGLKKGLASKYALLFYLVSALISLTVQYFLWKAVLAGKPVSEFKQTFSYLILMQLLAILFPKTSYDVDDKVRSGDIALDLLKPVTLATQLFWEGAGYSVAKLLIVGLVDVLIYLWVLDFQVTLIMVVMVAVAAALAYLLYFELELLLGLWSFYAYSIWGISAFKEAILLILAGNVFPAYFYPQALKTLAAYLPFQYSFGAVGLLAQHPTVPLFGQIIVIQLLYIALFALLFKLLYQHAVSVTVIQGG
- a CDS encoding ABC transporter ATP-binding protein, with product MLIEIENLSKQYQKVISARLFHKQYQEFDAVKGVSLNINPGERVGLVGLNGSGKSTLIKLILGILQPSQGQVKTFGSDPIANRQKNARKIGVVFGQRSQLRWDLPAMDTFKLNRELYQVSEKDFTQRVAQLSRLLDAGDFLLQPVRNLSLGQRMKAEFIAALIHDPELIILDEPTIGLDVLSKNSIVNFLQTLTDKTILFTSHDLDEVEKVCSRIVILNQGRLVLNKDSQELADLAVPATITFASKTSSYDDLTARWPLERLDNGDYQLANVSQKDIKRILSELTAAIPIDHIEVKSGKLEYLLAHTATAGVNQ
- a CDS encoding carboxymuconolactone decarboxylase family protein, whose translation is MTTEIEMQYHDLIKSFLADVNTNCASHLHKDRVLIPIIASITQGITTALADQVETCLAAGIEPEILLEVVYQLTPVAGTLKVQQALPAIQAVLTKHQFRPSPSATNADENYGASIQADLYGTEIKNLLKDLPDEAGDFVPQALTNHFFNDFYNRSRLDVRDRERYELLALITLNVDFQIKAHARGSLRAGNSESELVWATIQLLPYIGFPLVINSVQVIHQAVSQSK
- a CDS encoding ABC transporter ATP-binding protein; this translates as MLQVEHLSKNFGAVHALQDVNFTIQPGQIMGLIGQNGAGKTTTFHSILNFLHYAGQITWEDAPITESTFNSIGYLPEERSLMPKMTIEEQIVYLAQLKGCRGKEIRGQIDSWLERFEVKGKKSDKIKTLSKGNQQKVQLICTLIHQPKLIILDEPFSGLDPVNTDVLKRTIAEVKDQQAAIIFSSHDMTNVEEICDTLTMLKDGQVVLNGDLETVRDSFGKTEIYVKTAKTRAELAELPHVQAVEQQQANRYLLRLDDEAKGAEVFQAVTEGQYIEEFRQQPPTLDEIFRMKAGEKNE
- a CDS encoding ABC transporter permease; this translates as MRYLKLQLTYMKVNLKSLAIYDLDFYFAIVGMIIQNVLNIVALRFIFNIVPRIKGYSFDQLLLTYALATLAWSIFRCFFINALNISDYIHKGSLDTILIKPVNPLFQLINERVDEDSWGDLLVSLLLLVLVDSRLHNPWYITVMFIFIAIFTSLIFLSLAVLGNLVSLFSNGLSDLAETTFDFFEMSKYPLAIYSGGLKFILTFILPLGWVASIPQERIAQRHEWGWLAIIPVVCLVFFVLIYQLWRLFLKKYQSTGS
- a CDS encoding ABC transporter permease, which produces MNKLWIVTFQTYWRQVKSWSFVTLVFMPFIFIGVSILFGLVGGNSADSTNSDQQIAVISQNAQLRQSFIKSNKNLVDADIKTATAAHKKLASQDIDGYLVLKLEHHQLQATYHGAGSVDDELKAKVMNYAQKLQGQINLQRASLTPQQAQALAQKPRYQEILQRAHSKGDNKLAQYISLVVLIFMSYMILILYSSVTAQEIAAEKGSKIMEIIFSSTTAAKYFFGKILGIFGVILTQVAIYILGGAAIYQWALHASQTAPFMHDNQHLINEVLGNLLNVNLLFVILGVVIYIILAAFSGALVAKVEDSSKAASWISFLVMLAFIVTFMFINQPDQLLAQIMSYVPLFSSFVMPLRIISGHVGTLEISISLAILVISELALMVYISKIYQGLILQTEDTSFWKRLKRGLSYSKA
- a CDS encoding SDR family oxidoreductase codes for the protein MSLTNKVIVITGGSSGIGAATAKLAVEAGAKVVIGARKEADLQKVVAATQSENILYQVTDVTQPDQVKALINLAINNFGRLDVLYNNAGIMPQGNLIEAKTASWQKMLNINVMGVLNGIAAALPLMKEQGHGLIMATDSVAGHVLYPGSAVYNGSKFAVRAIMEGLRQEEHNNGIKTGTISPGAVRTNLLSTTEDDQIRDLYERSNQAPNGSLAAEDVARAAIFMMDQPEGVDINEILVRPTGQGI